The Aphis gossypii isolate Hap1 chromosome 3, ASM2018417v2, whole genome shotgun sequence genome includes a region encoding these proteins:
- the LOC114123923 gene encoding acetylcholine receptor subunit alpha-like 1 — MTDHLWLGLFLLTLAAYYAAGDTNNSKLPDENITAGHELRKQLLKNYDKVVVPATNKKLVHMKVNTVFNSVELSYENSHMIIYAWLKMVWNDERLTWNPTDYDKINYITVEHHEIWHPDIMAYNNIDYNTIEDRYPLSMVRSTGEVMWVQPVKFRIHCQADMTYWPFDTQTGVLKIGSWVHSTNVINLTDTAHEIEVISPHSEWQILQVSSEKMTKIYSCCPNEPYNHVEYNITINRKINHYHSIVFIPASCTALMNLLVFWLSLDDRCKLIISLFNALIVVVILQVLYSKIPLILSTVPLITTYYTYSLALIVSTAIISVMIKNMVITRKPLSKPISSIIQSRLIEFLTMKEPSSNNRTENESNEIDLQYVEFDKRQAFAKIIDKICFVIFSIIYAILLSRFVF; from the exons ATGACAGACCATCTATGGTTGGGATTGTTCCTGCTAACTTTAGCCGCATACTATGCAGCCGGCGACACAA ACAATTCAAAGCTACCAGATGAAAACATTACAGCTGGACATGAGTTGAGAAAACAACTGTTGAAAAATTACGACAAAGTAGTGGTGCCGGCTACAAATAAGAAACTCGTTCATATGAAAGTTAACACTGTATTCAACAGCGTGGAATTG AGTTATGAAAATTCTCATATGATAATTTACGCCTGGTTAAAAatg GTGTGGAATGACGAACGACTGACATGGAACCCAACCgattatgataaaatcaattacataACAGTCGAACACCACGAAATTTGGCATCCGGACATAATGGCCTATAATAA CATAGACTACAACACTATAGAAGACAGATATCCACTGAGTATGGTGAGAAGCACCGGAGAAGTAATGTGGGTACAACCCGTAAAGTTCAGGATACACTGCCAAGCCGACATGACCTATTGGCCGTTCGATACGCAAACCGGAGTTTTGAAAATCGGATCGTGGGTGCACAGCACGAACGTGATAAATCTGACAGACACTGCACACGAG atcGAAGTCATTAGTCCTCACTCGGAATGGCAAATATTACAAGTTTCTAGTGAGAAAATGACAAAAATCTATTCCTGCTGCCCGAACGAACCATACAATCATGTCGAATACAACATCACCATCAATCggaaaattaatcattatcattCGATTGTTTTCATACCGGCGtcat GTACAGCTCTGATGAATTTACTGGTGTTTTGGCTTTCACTAGATGACAGATGTAAATTGATAATTAGCCTATTCAACGCATTAATTGTTGTCGTCATTCTACAGGTTTTATACTCGAAAATACCTCTGATACTATCCACTGTCCCATTAATTA cTACATACTACACGTACAGTCTCGCACTAATAGTTTCGACGGCTATAATATCagtgatgataaaaaatatggtaataaCACGGAAACCACTTTCGAAACCAATTTCAAGTATCATTCAATCCAGATTAATAGAATTCTTGACAATGAAG GAACCGTCGTCGAACAATCGAACTGAAAACGAAAGCAATGAAATAGATTTACAATACGTGGAGTTTGACAAAAGACAAGCATTtgctaaaataattgataaaatatgttttgttatattttcaattatttatgctATACTTCTATCACGCTTTGTGTTTTAG
- the LOC114123922 gene encoding acetylcholine receptor subunit alpha-like codes for MFGTRNIVLFLFITIQSATYSWTFGEIPIVNHNSTIEYILRKHIFKNYDKVVKPTNDETTALDVNMRILIKSAELNYEKSQMILSTWFIANWIDERLMWEPSEYDYVRSIIVDHREIWHPDIMAFNNVDANMEDDRTHVNSVVNRNGGVIWVEPVQYIIHCKTDTTNWPHDTQTGVLKLGSWLYLGRELNLTIDEDEGVELASAHTEWDILDVSKERHARYYPCCPDEQYIDVEYNITVRRKVHPYKSVIYFPALCSISFNLLTFWLPYTDNYCRLFVNLFDALFVTLAIMVVYSKVPIVTSTVPLIVVYYTYSLALIAVTAVLSIALKRMSTVSKPLPHGITWFLQSGYLVYLGIEINDSPADCHMLCESEETITQTTDLNERRKLAKVIDRICFVVFAFVYLVLLLRFMP; via the exons atgtttGGCActcgtaatattgtattattcttatttataactatacaatcTGCAACATACTCATGGACGTTTGGCGAAA TACCGATTGTAAATCACAATTCAACAATAGAGTATATCTTgagaaaacatatttttaaaaactatgacAAAGTAGTGAAACCTACCAACGATGAAACTACCGCTTTAGATGTGAATATgagaatattgataaaaagtgCAGagttg AATTATGAGAAATCTCAAATGATACTCAGCACATGGTTCATAGCG AACTGGATCGATGAACGGTTAATGTGGGAACCAAGTGAATACGATTACGTGAGATCTATAATAGTCGACCACCGCGAAATCTGGCACCCGGACATCATGGCATTCAacaa CGTCGACGCAAACATGGAAGACGATCGGACGCACGTCAACAGCGTGGTTAACAGAAACGGTGGAGTGATTTGGGTTGAACCGGTACAGTACATCATACACTGCAAAACAGACACAACGAATTGGCCTCACGACACGCAGACCGGAGTCTTAAAACTCGGGTCGTGGTTATACTTGGGCAGAGAATTGAATCTGACCATCGACGAAGATGAAGGA GTGGAATTGGCCAGTGCACATACAGAATGGGATATCCTTGACGTATCTAAAGAAAGACACGCCAGGTACTATCCTTGCTGTCCGGACGAACAGTACATCGACGTTGAGTACAACATCACCGTCAGACGGAAGGTCCATCCCTATAAGTCAGTCATCTATTTCCCCGCGCTAT GCAGTATTTCGTTTAATTTACTAACATTTTGGCTTCCGTACACTGACAATTATTGTAGATTGTTTGTGAACCTATTCGACGCACTGTTCGTCACTCTAGCCATTATGGTCGTATACTCAAAAGTGCCAATCGTTACTTCCACTGTTCCATTGATTG TCGTTTACTACACTTACAGTTTGGCACTTATCGCCGTGACCGCAGTGTTATCCATAGCCTTAAAACGCATGTCTACGGTGAGCAAACCGCTGCCGCATGGAATTACTTGGTTTCTTCAATCCGGTTACCTGGTGTACTTGGGTATCGAGATAAAC GATTCGCCTGCCGATTGTCACATGCTCTGCGAATCCGAAGAGACGATCACGCAGACGACTGACTTGAACGAGAGACGTAAGCTCGCCAAGGTAATCGACAGGATATGTTTCGTGGTATTCGCATTCGTCTATTTGGTTCTACTATTGCGATTCATGCCATAG